A single region of the Candidatus Nitrospira nitrificans genome encodes:
- the glgX gene encoding glycogen debranching protein GlgX encodes MRIWPGSPYPLGATWDGQGVNFAIFSENATKVELCLYNEPQDTQPIACIPIEERTDEVWHLYLPEGMPGQYYGYRVHGPYDPAQGHRFNPAKVLLDPYAKALSGTIHWSDEMFGYPIGHENADLERDDRDNTAFIPKSVVVDTAFTWGNDRLLRTAWDRTVIYEVHVKGLTARHPDVPESQRGTYLGLTSPVILDHFKQLGITAVELLPVQHFVSDRYLTDKHLSNYWGYNSIGFFAPDIRYASAHTHGRHIREFKTMVKTLHNEGIEVILDVVYNHTAEGNQLGPTLCFRGIDNAAYYRLVDNDKRYYMDYTGTGNTLNMNHPRVLQLIMDSLRYWVQEMHVDGFRFDLASTLARELHDVNRLGTFFDIIHQDPVLSQVKLIAEPWDLASGGYQVGNFPLGWAEWNDRYRDTIRRYWKGDGGQVAELGYRLTGSSDLYEQSGKRPYASINFVTAHDGFTLKDLVSYNQKHNEANQEENRDGSDNNNSWNCGAEGGTENPDILALRERQKRNLMATLFLSQGVPMLCGGDEIGRTQQGNNNAYCQDNETSWFDWKLHKSAREFLSFTRQLIRLRREHPVLRRRLFFQGQRIHRSEVKDIEWFKPDGQGMTDQDWHGDHARCLGVRLAGDAIKEKDYKGQPITGDTLLILLNAHHEAVPFILPAHRSGVRWEPILDTAIQEIDENGDEYRQFHGGEPYNLQARSLAVLRLRRKH; translated from the coding sequence ATGCGAATCTGGCCTGGCAGTCCCTATCCTCTCGGAGCGACATGGGATGGACAAGGGGTGAATTTCGCGATCTTCTCTGAAAACGCCACCAAGGTTGAACTGTGTCTGTATAACGAACCGCAGGACACCCAACCCATCGCGTGTATCCCGATCGAGGAACGGACCGACGAGGTCTGGCATCTCTATTTACCCGAGGGGATGCCCGGACAGTATTATGGCTATCGCGTCCATGGCCCCTATGATCCGGCGCAAGGCCATCGCTTTAATCCCGCCAAGGTCCTCCTTGATCCCTATGCCAAGGCCCTATCGGGAACCATCCATTGGTCGGATGAAATGTTCGGGTATCCCATCGGCCATGAGAATGCGGATCTCGAGCGTGACGATCGTGACAATACGGCCTTTATCCCCAAAAGCGTCGTGGTGGACACGGCCTTCACGTGGGGCAACGACCGCCTCCTGCGCACGGCCTGGGATCGGACGGTGATTTATGAAGTTCACGTCAAGGGGTTGACCGCTAGGCATCCGGACGTGCCGGAATCGCAGCGTGGAACATACCTTGGCTTGACCTCACCGGTCATTTTGGATCATTTCAAGCAGCTGGGCATCACGGCGGTTGAGCTGCTTCCCGTCCAACATTTCGTCAGCGATCGGTACTTGACGGATAAACATCTCAGCAATTATTGGGGCTACAACTCCATAGGGTTTTTTGCGCCGGATATCCGGTACGCATCGGCGCACACGCACGGTCGCCATATCCGTGAATTTAAGACGATGGTGAAGACCCTTCACAATGAAGGGATCGAGGTGATTTTGGACGTGGTGTACAACCATACGGCCGAGGGCAATCAGCTGGGCCCGACTCTCTGCTTCCGGGGCATCGATAACGCCGCGTACTACCGATTGGTCGATAACGACAAGCGGTACTACATGGATTACACGGGCACGGGAAACACCTTGAATATGAATCACCCGCGAGTCCTCCAGCTCATCATGGACAGCCTTCGATACTGGGTGCAGGAGATGCACGTGGACGGCTTTCGGTTCGATTTGGCCTCCACGCTCGCGCGCGAGCTTCATGACGTCAACCGCCTCGGCACGTTTTTCGACATCATCCATCAGGATCCCGTGCTGTCCCAGGTCAAGCTCATTGCGGAGCCATGGGACTTGGCGTCCGGCGGATATCAAGTCGGCAACTTCCCATTGGGCTGGGCGGAATGGAACGATCGTTATCGAGACACGATTCGTCGGTATTGGAAAGGAGACGGAGGACAAGTCGCCGAGTTGGGTTATCGATTAACAGGGAGCAGCGACTTGTATGAACAAAGCGGCAAACGCCCCTATGCGAGCATTAACTTCGTGACGGCACACGACGGTTTCACATTGAAAGATCTGGTTTCCTACAATCAGAAGCACAACGAAGCCAACCAAGAAGAGAACCGCGACGGCAGCGACAATAACAACAGCTGGAATTGCGGGGCTGAAGGCGGCACGGAGAATCCTGATATTTTGGCCCTTCGAGAGCGGCAAAAGCGCAATCTCATGGCGACCCTTTTTCTCTCTCAGGGAGTTCCCATGCTCTGTGGAGGAGACGAGATCGGGCGGACTCAACAGGGGAACAACAATGCGTACTGTCAGGACAACGAGACCAGCTGGTTCGACTGGAAGCTCCACAAAAGTGCACGGGAGTTCTTGTCGTTTACGCGGCAGTTAATCCGCCTTCGCAGGGAACATCCGGTGCTCCGGCGCCGTCTGTTTTTTCAGGGGCAACGTATCCATCGTTCGGAAGTGAAGGATATCGAGTGGTTCAAACCCGACGGCCAGGGAATGACTGATCAGGACTGGCATGGCGATCATGCGCGATGCTTGGGGGTCCGGCTGGCGGGAGATGCCATAAAGGAGAAGGATTACAAAGGCCAACCTATCACGGGAGACACGCTCCTGATTCTCTTGAATGCTCATCACGAAGCCGTTCCTTTTATACTGCCCGCGCATCGCAGCGGGGTTCGATGGGAACCTATATTAGACACGGCCATCCAAGAGATCGATGAGAATGGGGACGAGTATCGCCAATTCCACGGTGGAGAACCTTACAATCTTCAAGCGCGATCCCTGGCAGTGCTCCGGTTGAGACGGAAACATTAG
- a CDS encoding mechanosensitive ion channel family protein, with translation MQLFNHSLQELAGQIILWVPKFTVGVFVFLGFWLGSLLAWNLFVRLGRRADFNTGYVLKVIGRTLSFGMVLLGGVTALGTMGINVSALVAGLGLTGFALGFGLKDILSNLVSGILILLYRPFSIHDRITVAGMEGIVTDIDLRYTRLEKEGKAFLIPNSMMITNTIGLQADGPVKTDLQQQPLAPS, from the coding sequence ATGCAACTTTTCAACCATTCACTCCAAGAGTTGGCGGGCCAGATCATTCTCTGGGTGCCCAAGTTCACCGTCGGCGTGTTCGTGTTTCTCGGCTTCTGGCTGGGAAGCCTCCTCGCGTGGAATCTGTTTGTCCGTCTCGGTCGACGGGCTGACTTCAACACAGGATATGTTCTCAAGGTCATCGGACGGACGCTGTCCTTTGGAATGGTGTTGTTGGGGGGAGTCACGGCGCTGGGCACGATGGGCATCAATGTCTCCGCCCTCGTTGCCGGATTGGGACTCACGGGATTTGCATTGGGTTTTGGGTTGAAAGATATTCTGTCGAATTTGGTCTCCGGCATTTTGATTCTGCTGTATCGACCCTTTTCGATCCATGACCGAATCACTGTGGCCGGGATGGAAGGCATTGTGACGGATATCGACTTGCGGTACACGCGACTGGAGAAGGAGGGGAAAGCGTTTCTTATTCCTAACTCGATGATGATTACGAATACGATCGGGCTACAGGCGGATGGTCCGGTAAAAACCGATCTCCAGCAACAACCGCTCGCGCCGTCGTAA
- the ku gene encoding non-homologous end joining protein Ku, with translation MSRVLWKGAISFGLVHIPVELYSAEERNSFDLTMLDRRTMTPVGFKRYNKETGKDVQWDEIVKGYEYEKDRYVVLTEEDFKRANVEATQTINILCFVKQEQIAPMYFETPYYLGPDKRGYKGYALLRETLTQTGRVGIANVVIRTRQYVAALIPVGDVIVLNTLRYANELRAVGEIEAPAGTLKTVGVKEREVEMARRLVEEMDEVWKPEAFHDTYHEDLMALIEKRIKTGRTEIVTPPEKEKKQSTKGEIIDLMALLKRSVETKGEGRRSLERKHSHRKRRPRRAIA, from the coding sequence ATGTCTCGCGTCCTCTGGAAAGGCGCCATCAGTTTCGGACTTGTGCATATCCCGGTCGAGCTCTATTCCGCCGAGGAACGCAACAGCTTCGACCTCACCATGCTTGATCGTCGCACGATGACGCCCGTGGGATTCAAACGATACAACAAAGAAACGGGCAAGGACGTCCAATGGGACGAGATCGTCAAAGGCTATGAATACGAGAAAGATCGGTATGTGGTGCTGACGGAGGAGGACTTCAAAAGGGCCAATGTGGAAGCGACACAGACGATCAATATCCTGTGCTTCGTCAAGCAAGAGCAAATCGCGCCCATGTATTTCGAGACGCCGTACTATCTTGGGCCCGACAAACGGGGGTACAAAGGCTATGCGCTGTTGCGCGAGACCTTGACGCAGACAGGAAGGGTCGGCATCGCCAACGTGGTGATCCGAACCAGGCAATATGTCGCCGCGTTGATCCCGGTCGGCGACGTCATCGTGTTGAACACACTGCGTTATGCCAATGAACTGCGAGCGGTGGGCGAGATAGAAGCGCCCGCGGGCACTCTCAAAACAGTCGGTGTGAAAGAGCGGGAAGTCGAAATGGCTCGCCGCCTGGTGGAGGAGATGGATGAGGTCTGGAAGCCGGAAGCATTCCATGACACCTACCATGAAGATCTGATGGCGCTCATCGAGAAGCGCATCAAAACCGGTCGGACTGAAATAGTCACCCCGCCGGAAAAGGAGAAAAAGCAGTCCACCAAAGGTGAGATCATCGATTTGATGGCGCTCCTAAAACGGAGCGTGGAGACGAAAGGCGAAGGACGCCGATCATTGGAGCGAAAGCATTCCCACCGGAAACGCCGGCCTCGCCGCGCGATCGCGTGA
- a CDS encoding amylo-alpha-1,6-glucosidase has protein sequence MDEVCRAPSPTIVVPWRSDEDVMKLLSREWLVTNGLGGYASGSLMNVATRRYHGVFVPDLPSPRGRTIVVPRLDDEAEIGDTRVILSGAEHADGRLDSDLPRYLTEFRREWQTPTWQYAFHGRRLSKRIIMPYGQNSVYVEYRLEAGDPLRLRLRPFVTFRRPDAPLSEARQSPFPLTIVGGCYEVHLCDGVPAMKLCLRPEGGVFIADHTISTEISYRVDRDRGSPHVENLFSPGYFSIELEQDRSVAFVASMEPWEMLERGSDAVLSGERDRLQKWMSQWPGEKEEFELLLGLAADQFIVFPGSRREEQALAEASADVARTVMAGYHWFTDWGRDTMISLEGLTLSTNRHREARAILLTFARYIRDGLIPNLFPEGERTGLYHTVDATLWYFHALDRYYEVTNDRDTMVALYPALVQVMEHHVNGTRFGIGMDPRDGLMRSGADGHALTWMDAQVDGWIVTPRRGKPVEVQALWHNAVCLMGQWAEAAGDRPERWQGMAKQIEDSFNGRFWYEAGGYLYDVIDGESGDDASLRPNQVLTVSLRHPILNKDRWTQVLSVVRDKLLTPFGLRTLAPGHRDYKSMYFGDLRARDAAYHQGTVWAWLIGPYIDAWLKAGLDRVEARRLLDGFRAHLSEDGLGTISEIFDAEPPYAPRGCIAQAWSVAEVLRAYQKTKQQPEDA, from the coding sequence ATGGATGAGGTATGCCGCGCGCCCTCGCCGACCATCGTCGTCCCCTGGCGTTCCGATGAAGATGTGATGAAGTTGCTGTCCCGCGAATGGTTGGTCACCAACGGATTGGGCGGGTACGCATCCGGTTCCCTGATGAATGTGGCCACCCGCCGGTACCATGGTGTGTTTGTGCCCGACTTGCCGTCTCCGAGAGGACGCACCATCGTGGTCCCCCGACTCGACGACGAAGCCGAGATCGGCGATACACGTGTGATATTGAGCGGAGCCGAGCATGCGGACGGAAGGCTTGATTCAGATTTGCCGCGATACCTCACGGAGTTTCGCCGGGAGTGGCAAACCCCGACTTGGCAGTATGCGTTTCACGGGCGCCGACTGAGTAAACGGATCATCATGCCCTACGGTCAGAATTCCGTATATGTGGAGTATCGCCTGGAGGCAGGCGATCCGCTCAGATTAAGACTACGCCCCTTTGTGACCTTTCGCAGGCCGGATGCTCCTTTGAGCGAGGCTCGCCAATCTCCGTTTCCACTCACGATCGTGGGCGGATGTTATGAGGTGCATCTTTGCGACGGAGTGCCGGCCATGAAATTGTGTCTTCGGCCGGAGGGCGGCGTATTTATCGCCGATCATACGATCAGCACGGAGATTTCCTATCGGGTGGACCGTGACCGAGGATCGCCGCACGTCGAGAACTTGTTCAGCCCAGGCTATTTTTCGATCGAGTTGGAACAAGACCGCTCCGTGGCGTTCGTGGCCAGCATGGAGCCGTGGGAGATGCTTGAGCGCGGCTCGGATGCCGTACTTTCCGGCGAGCGCGATCGGTTGCAGAAGTGGATGTCGCAATGGCCGGGAGAGAAAGAAGAGTTCGAGCTGCTTCTCGGTCTGGCAGCGGATCAGTTTATCGTCTTCCCGGGCAGCCGTCGGGAAGAACAGGCGCTGGCGGAAGCCTCCGCCGATGTCGCGCGCACCGTGATGGCGGGATACCACTGGTTTACCGACTGGGGCCGGGACACGATGATCAGTCTGGAAGGGCTGACGCTTTCCACGAATCGACACCGTGAAGCGCGAGCCATTTTGCTCACCTTCGCGCGGTATATCCGTGACGGCTTGATTCCCAACCTGTTTCCGGAAGGCGAGCGAACCGGGCTCTATCATACGGTGGATGCGACCCTATGGTACTTCCATGCATTGGATCGTTACTACGAAGTCACGAACGATCGAGACACAATGGTGGCCCTGTACCCGGCATTGGTCCAGGTCATGGAACATCATGTGAATGGGACGCGCTTCGGCATCGGTATGGATCCACGGGATGGATTGATGCGGTCCGGAGCCGACGGGCATGCGCTGACCTGGATGGATGCCCAAGTAGACGGTTGGATCGTGACGCCGCGGCGAGGTAAGCCGGTGGAGGTTCAAGCGCTCTGGCACAACGCGGTGTGCTTGATGGGGCAATGGGCGGAAGCGGCGGGAGACCGTCCCGAACGCTGGCAGGGGATGGCGAAACAGATCGAAGATTCGTTCAACGGCCGGTTCTGGTACGAAGCCGGCGGGTACCTGTACGACGTCATTGACGGAGAGTCCGGCGATGACGCCAGCCTTCGGCCCAACCAGGTGCTGACGGTTTCATTGCGTCATCCGATCTTGAACAAGGACCGCTGGACACAGGTCCTTTCCGTCGTCCGCGACAAGCTTCTGACACCGTTCGGTCTGAGAACCCTGGCGCCGGGGCATCGTGACTATAAATCCATGTACTTCGGAGATTTGAGAGCCCGCGACGCCGCCTATCACCAAGGCACGGTGTGGGCATGGCTCATCGGTCCTTACATCGACGCGTGGTTGAAGGCCGGTCTGGACCGGGTCGAGGCTCGCCGGCTGTTGGACGGATTCCGAGCCCATTTGAGCGAGGACGGCCTCGGAACGATCAGTGAAATATTCGATGCCGAACCGCCGTATGCGCCCCGAGGCTGTATCGCGCAGGCCTGGAGTGTCGCCGAGGTGCTGCGAGCGTATCAAAAGACCAAACAACAGCCCGAAGACGCGTGA
- a CDS encoding YihY/virulence factor BrkB family protein, translated as MSSTTADTSLSGPSSNYNPWKLGGLTLTELGHRLWQQSQKDEVLGRAAQLSYYVLLALFPALIVLTAAMGLLSVQSYMPELMNYLRTVLPEDALSMVERFLDQVAEGSGADIVSLGGLGALWASSSGVTAIMEALNVVYNVKEDSRPFWRVRLTAILLTIGLAVFLILSMSLILYGGPLGEWLAAFVGLGTAFSWAWSVLQWPVVVSLMLVAVAVVYYVCPDIELNWQWFSPGSVFAVAMWLLVSLGFKLYVDNFGHYNKVYGSLAGTIVMMLWLYWSGVVLLIGGEINAEIRQAATEGPRSAAARIANAGRETEEDSLCASDESRMTRG; from the coding sequence ATGAGCTCCACCACCGCCGATACATCTCTCTCCGGTCCCTCGTCGAACTACAATCCATGGAAGCTTGGCGGTCTGACATTGACGGAATTGGGTCATCGGCTCTGGCAGCAGAGCCAAAAGGACGAAGTGCTGGGCCGCGCCGCCCAACTGTCCTATTACGTCCTGCTGGCATTGTTTCCCGCCTTGATCGTCCTCACGGCGGCGATGGGTTTGCTCTCCGTGCAAAGTTACATGCCCGAATTGATGAATTATCTCCGCACGGTCCTACCCGAGGATGCTCTGTCCATGGTTGAGCGCTTCCTGGATCAGGTGGCGGAGGGCAGTGGCGCTGATATCGTTTCGCTCGGGGGACTGGGCGCATTGTGGGCGTCGTCGAGCGGGGTTACCGCCATCATGGAAGCTCTGAATGTGGTCTACAACGTCAAGGAAGATTCGCGGCCGTTCTGGCGAGTCCGGTTGACCGCGATTCTTTTGACGATCGGGCTGGCCGTGTTTCTTATTCTTTCGATGTCGCTGATTCTTTACGGCGGACCGCTCGGAGAATGGCTCGCCGCCTTCGTCGGGCTGGGCACGGCATTCAGCTGGGCTTGGTCCGTGCTGCAATGGCCGGTCGTCGTGAGTTTGATGCTCGTCGCCGTCGCCGTCGTCTACTATGTGTGTCCCGATATCGAACTGAATTGGCAATGGTTTTCCCCTGGCTCCGTGTTCGCGGTGGCGATGTGGCTTCTTGTGTCCCTCGGGTTCAAATTGTACGTCGACAATTTCGGCCACTATAACAAGGTCTATGGGTCGCTTGCGGGAACGATCGTGATGATGCTGTGGTTGTATTGGAGCGGCGTCGTTCTTCTGATCGGGGGGGAGATCAACGCTGAAATACGACAGGCCGCGACCGAAGGGCCGCGCTCGGCGGCCGCCCGGATAGCGAATGCCGGTCGCGAAACGGAGGAGGACAGCCTCTGCGCGAGCGATGAGTCCCGAATGACGAGGGGATGA
- the treZ gene encoding malto-oligosyltrehalose trehalohydrolase — protein sequence MQSSMTVAGSADSHRSNVSPWRMMLGATVEQNGVHFRVWAPKATDVDVLLPDNRVCPLTKEARGYFSGQVADAQAGMTYRYRMDGGIALPDPCSRFQPEGPHGPSLIVDPSEYEWTDQEWEGVRMQGQVVYEMHIGAFTREGTFDAAIEKLDGLKSLGVTLLEVMPVAEFPGRWNWGYDGVDLFAPAHVYGNHHAFRRFVDAAHRRGLGVILDVVYNHFGPDGNYIPSFSDEYLTDRHPNEWGQAINFDGPGSREVRRFFVDNACYWIHEFHLDGLRLDATQAIHDFSETHILGEISQRVRQVAQPRTVILIGECESQEIRAIQPVEQGGWGLDAVWSDDFHHACRVAATGRREAYYTDYHGSPQELISLLKRCFLYQGQRYDWQRKPRGTTVKDEPANGFVFYLQNHDQVGNSVHGERLHLQTSPGRYRALLALLLLAPQTPMLFMGQESGVSNPFQFFVDYAGEEIGSQVFQGRKTFLSQFPSYATRDAQQAISDPNDSMTFERSKLNFTDDDTQAPVYRLHYDLLRLRREDIVISSQDRARVDGAVLGPQALALRYFEADGCDRLLLLNLGPDLHYVPAPEPLLAPQSNGDWRLMWSSDDPRYGGPGAPNPLTEQGWHIPSESAWLFRAESGVAALAQEGEHG from the coding sequence ATGCAATCAAGTATGACTGTGGCAGGCAGTGCTGATTCACACCGGTCGAATGTCAGTCCATGGCGAATGATGCTAGGGGCTACTGTCGAGCAGAATGGCGTGCATTTCAGAGTGTGGGCCCCCAAGGCGACGGATGTGGACGTGCTGCTGCCGGATAACCGCGTCTGTCCGTTAACCAAAGAGGCGAGGGGATACTTTTCAGGACAGGTGGCCGATGCCCAAGCAGGAATGACATATCGTTATCGAATGGACGGGGGAATAGCCCTTCCCGATCCCTGTTCAAGATTCCAGCCTGAGGGGCCACATGGCCCGTCGCTCATCGTCGATCCGTCTGAATACGAATGGACCGATCAAGAATGGGAAGGCGTCCGTATGCAGGGACAGGTGGTGTATGAAATGCATATCGGAGCGTTCACACGGGAAGGCACGTTCGATGCGGCGATTGAGAAATTGGACGGGCTCAAGAGCTTGGGCGTGACTCTCTTGGAAGTGATGCCCGTGGCGGAATTTCCAGGGCGGTGGAACTGGGGATATGACGGCGTGGACCTGTTTGCCCCGGCTCATGTCTATGGCAACCATCACGCCTTCAGGCGATTCGTCGACGCGGCTCATCGACGGGGCTTGGGCGTGATTCTCGACGTGGTGTACAACCATTTCGGCCCGGACGGGAACTATATTCCCAGCTTCAGCGACGAGTATCTCACGGATCGTCACCCCAATGAATGGGGACAGGCGATCAACTTTGACGGGCCAGGATCCCGGGAGGTGCGACGATTTTTTGTCGATAATGCGTGCTATTGGATTCACGAATTCCATCTCGACGGATTGCGACTCGACGCCACCCAGGCCATTCATGATTTCAGCGAGACACACATTCTAGGAGAGATCTCTCAACGAGTCCGGCAGGTGGCGCAACCACGAACCGTGATACTGATCGGAGAGTGCGAGAGTCAGGAGATTCGCGCCATTCAGCCGGTGGAGCAAGGGGGGTGGGGGTTGGACGCTGTCTGGAGCGACGATTTCCATCATGCCTGTCGGGTGGCGGCGACCGGCCGGAGAGAAGCCTATTACACGGACTACCATGGTAGTCCACAGGAACTGATTTCGTTGCTGAAGCGCTGCTTCTTGTATCAAGGGCAGCGGTACGACTGGCAACGCAAGCCGCGAGGCACGACGGTGAAGGACGAACCGGCCAACGGCTTTGTCTTTTATCTTCAAAACCATGATCAAGTCGGTAACAGCGTGCACGGCGAACGATTGCATCTGCAAACGAGTCCGGGACGGTATCGCGCGCTCCTTGCGCTTCTTCTTTTGGCTCCGCAAACGCCGATGCTCTTCATGGGGCAAGAATCGGGGGTATCGAACCCCTTCCAATTTTTCGTCGATTATGCGGGAGAGGAGATCGGCTCCCAGGTGTTTCAGGGGCGCAAAACGTTCCTCAGTCAGTTTCCGAGTTATGCCACTCGGGACGCCCAACAGGCCATCTCGGATCCAAATGATTCCATGACATTCGAGCGATCGAAGTTGAACTTTACCGATGATGACACCCAGGCTCCTGTGTATCGCCTCCATTATGATCTCTTGCGTCTTCGCCGCGAAGACATCGTGATCTCCTCTCAGGATCGAGCACGGGTGGATGGCGCGGTATTGGGTCCCCAGGCATTGGCACTACGGTACTTTGAAGCCGATGGTTGTGATCGTCTTTTACTTCTCAATCTTGGACCAGATCTCCACTACGTGCCTGCCCCCGAGCCCTTGCTCGCTCCACAATCAAACGGGGATTGGCGGTTGATGTGGTCAAGCGACGATCCCCGCTACGGAGGTCCGGGCGCGCCTAATCCGCTCACGGAACAAGGATGGCATATCCCATCGGAATCGGCTTGGCTCTTTCGAGCGGAATCGGGCGTCGCCGCACTAGCCCAAGAGGGCGAGCATGGATGA
- a CDS encoding phage holin family protein translates to MNQTSEQTTPPRRVGLMDLFNGILHDFKSLMQQEAQLLRDEVKLEVSKVGRAASGFGVGVALSGVGGIFLFLMLVHGLHEWLALPLWASYGLIGFILAAIGLACVMKAQALAGSVEPIPRRTIFSMKENIQWIKENMTSRKT, encoded by the coding sequence ATGAATCAGACATCTGAGCAGACGACTCCACCACGACGTGTGGGTTTGATGGATCTATTTAACGGGATCCTGCACGACTTCAAGTCTCTTATGCAACAGGAAGCACAGCTTCTGCGAGACGAAGTCAAATTGGAGGTGTCCAAAGTAGGCCGTGCCGCCTCAGGATTTGGAGTAGGGGTTGCACTGTCAGGCGTAGGGGGAATCTTTCTGTTCCTCATGCTGGTCCATGGGTTGCACGAGTGGCTCGCGTTGCCTCTATGGGCCAGTTACGGGCTGATCGGCTTCATTCTCGCCGCTATCGGCCTCGCCTGTGTGATGAAGGCTCAGGCATTGGCCGGAAGCGTGGAACCGATCCCGCGTCGGACCATTTTTTCGATGAAGGAAAACATACAATGGATCAAAGAGAACATGACGTCGAGGAAGACCTAA
- a CDS encoding universal stress protein, with amino-acid sequence MRLLLAIDDSENAQRTVRYVGTLLKSTPDIALTLFHVLKPMPRALLEHGGSEDPVIEAQLSAHLREDREAWLRKERETECPILLKACETLAQSGFDTSGVTVKFGHEDDVAANILDEARSGRHDTIVMGGHGMSRVTRMFGGGVTNRLLRDAKGFTIWIVE; translated from the coding sequence ATGCGGCTTCTACTAGCCATCGACGACTCCGAAAATGCCCAACGTACCGTCCGGTACGTGGGAACACTCCTGAAAAGCACTCCGGATATCGCTTTGACGCTGTTTCATGTGTTGAAGCCGATGCCGCGCGCGCTGTTGGAACACGGAGGTTCGGAGGATCCAGTCATCGAAGCACAATTGAGCGCCCACTTGCGCGAAGATCGGGAAGCCTGGCTCCGGAAGGAAAGGGAAACCGAATGCCCGATCCTGCTGAAAGCCTGCGAGACGCTGGCGCAATCCGGGTTTGATACGAGCGGCGTGACCGTGAAGTTCGGTCATGAGGACGATGTCGCCGCGAATATTCTCGACGAGGCGCGAAGCGGACGACACGACACGATCGTGATGGGCGGCCACGGGATGTCTCGCGTCACGCGGATGTTCGGGGGCGGTGTCACCAATCGATTACTACGCGACGCGAAGGGGTTTACGATTTGGATTGTCGAATAG